The following DNA comes from cyanobiont of Ornithocercus magnificus.
GAGACCACTGGTCTAAACCCAGACCAAGGTCAGTGCTTAGAGATAGGAGCCATTCTCTTCGATGTGCCGTCTCGCTCCATACTCATTCAGCAATCCTTCTTGCTACCGGTCGAGTCGAATTTGGCCGAAGCTATCAACCAAGTCCCTGCATCTGTCACCAGGATTTCTCAGCCTTGGAGACCGGCATTAATGCTGTTCCGAGAACTAATCACCACTTGTGATGTTGTTGTGGCACACAATGCTGCGTTCGATCGGCCTTGGTTTGGCCGGCCACCTTTGCCCCCAGTTAACCGTCCTTGGCTTTGCTCGATGGAAGAGATACCTTGGCCTGCCGAGCGCCAGCTCCGAGCCAGACCATCTATTCGTGATCTTGCCTTGGCATACGGCATCCCAGTTTGGTCTGCTCATCGTGCGCTTACAGATTGTACCTACTTGGCAGAGGTATTCCGTCGCTGTGATGACCTTGAACAACGAATATTACTTGGCTTGGAGCCTCGCTGTCTAATGCAAGCTCAGGTTTCCTACGATAATCGTCATCTAGCTCGGGACGCTGGGTTTTGCTGGAACGACCCCATCCGTGGTGCTTGGACTCGCCGTCTCAGCAATCGCGAGACACTTGCTCTTGGGTTTCCTGTAGTCCCCGTCAATGCTGCTGCACAGCATTTGGTGGATTAAACTGAAAAGTCACGGTGCTCCAGCTGAAGTGGTCCTTTTCTTACAACGGTACCGGGATTACTAGCTGGTAGTTTCTAAAGATGATCTTTGGTTAGCATCGCACTACCATAGACTGTTTACCAGCATCCTAACTAAGCCTGTGACATGCAGGCCTGCGCATCTGGGCTTGCTCAAGTTAAGGTGTAATTTCTCTAGGAAGAGTAGTCGCTCGTTAGTAACATTGCCCCAAATTCCTAGAACCATCCCAGATAACTTGAGGGGTACTGTTAAGTTTGCTACTGCCTGCTGCCATTAATTGTCAACGCAGTGTTACGCCACGCAACATATCTCCAGGTTACTGAAAGGCAGATAGGCCTTGGCTTTTGCAGTTGTACCGGGAGCTGCTCCCCAACCTCTTAACCAAGTCCTAACGACTGAATGGCTAG
Coding sequences within:
- a CDS encoding 3'-5' exonuclease — its product is MDIGVHGIPMVAGSERSALSFSESAQLGLLTDTADICRTTPVSVRSLLILDTETTGLNPDQGQCLEIGAILFDVPSRSILIQQSFLLPVESNLAEAINQVPASVTRISQPWRPALMLFRELITTCDVVVAHNAAFDRPWFGRPPLPPVNRPWLCSMEEIPWPAERQLRARPSIRDLALAYGIPVWSAHRALTDCTYLAEVFRRCDDLEQRILLGLEPRCLMQAQVSYDNRHLARDAGFCWNDPIRGAWTRRLSNRETLALGFPVVPVNAAAQHLVD